The following are from one region of the Gadus chalcogrammus isolate NIFS_2021 chromosome 19, NIFS_Gcha_1.0, whole genome shotgun sequence genome:
- the LOC130372309 gene encoding C-type lectin domain family 4 member C-like has protein sequence MAEVISARPNMMTKARNTQGEREERIVEIYATSESLRDQHQDYVGTEESSNTLGTVRSQQPDPVSPPRWPIRAVVVLLVLLSVVLLAGLLGLAVQHKTDIDRDREQLLQKLKNVTEQRDSLLCKQDCPVGWDKFSCKCYFLSNEQESWIKSRELCVSLGADLVVLNNKEEMDFISRYGGTIWLGATDEASEGLWRWVDGTVLSVDNPSWFSGKPDGGMDMNCLINDWEDTNFKWMDERCKEINYRLCEYNLIK, from the coding sequence ATGGCTGAGGTGATTTCCGCCAGGCCCAACATGATGACCAAGGCCAGGaacacacaaggagagagagaggagaggatagtggAGATCTACGCTACCAGTGAGAGCCTCAGAGATCAACACCAGGACTATGTTGGGACAGAGGAGTCCTCCAATACTCTGGGAACAGTAAGAAGTCAGCAGCCGGACCCTGTGAGCCCTCCTCGGTGGCCgatcagggctgtggtggtgcttctggTCCTGCTGTCTGTTGTCCTGCTGGCTGGACTGCTTGGGTTGGCAGTGCAACACAAGACAGACATtgacagagacagggagcaaCTTCTCCAAAAGCTGAAGAAtgtgacagagcagagagactcACTGCTTTGTAAACAGGACTGTCCAGTTGGTTGGGATAAGTTTAGTTGTAAATGTTACTTTCTTTCCAATGAGCAGGAATCCTGGATTAAGAGCAGGGAGTTATGCGTTTCCCTAGGAGCAGATCTGGTGGTGTTGAACAATAAAGAGGAGATGGACTTCATTAGCAGGTATGGCGGGACCATCTGGCTGGGAGCGACAGATGAGGCCAGTGAAGGGTTGTGGAGATGGGTTGATGGGACCGTCCTGTCAGTGGACAACCCCTCCTGGTTCAGCGGGAAACCGGATGGTGGCATGGACATGAACTGCTTAATAAATGACTGGGAGGACACCAACTTTAAATGGATGGATGAGCGCTGTAAAGAAATAAACTATAGGCTTTGTgaatataatttaataaaatGA
- the LOC130372308 gene encoding C-type lectin domain family 6 member A-like gives MGEVIYNTPNMMTMARNTQGEREERIVEIYATSESLRDQHQDYVGTEESSNTLGTVRSQQPDPVSRPRCPIRAVVVLLVLLSVALLAGLLGLAVQHKTVMEKTVSMDRDTEQLLQRLKNVTEQRDSLLCKQDCPGGWDKFGCKCYRLSNEWESWNKSREICVSVGADLVVVDNEGEMNFISGKGSCFWLGATDEASEGLWRWVDGTVLSVDNPSWVRRKPGDGKDKNCLRRDWVQTNFKWEDESCEARNYGLCEYNLRK, from the coding sequence ATGGGTGAGGTGATTTACAACACGCCCAACATGATGACCATGGCCAGGaacacacaaggagagagagaggagaggatagtggAGATCTACGCTACCAGTGAGAGCCTCAGAGACCAACACCAGGACTATGTGGGGACAGAGGAGTCCTCCAATACTCTGGGAACAGTAAGAAGTCAGCAGCCGGACCCTGTGAGCCGTCCTCGGTGTCCgatcagggctgtggtggtgcttctggTCCTGCTGTCTGTTGCCCTGCTGGCTGGACTGCTTGGGTTGGCAGTGCAACACAAGACCGTCATGGAGAAGACTGTAAGCATGGACAGAGACACTGAGCAACTTCTCCAAAGGCTGAAGAAtgtgacagagcagagagactcACTGCTTTGTAAACAGGACTGTCCAGGTGGTTGGGATAAGTTTGGTTGTAAATGTTACCGGCTCTCCAATGAGTGGGAATCCTGGAATAAGAGCAGGGAGATATGTGTTTCCGTCGGGGCAGATCTGGTGGTTGTGGACAATGAAGGGGAGATGAACTTCATTAGCGGCAAGGGCTCCTGCTTCTGGCTCGGAGCGACAGATGAGGCCAGTGAAGGGTTGTGGAGATGGGTTGATGGGACCGTCCTGTCAGTGGATAACCCCTCATGGGTGAGGCGGAAACCTGGCGATGGCAAGGACAAGAACTGCTTAAGGAGGGACTGGGTGCAGACCAATTTTAAATGGGAAGATGAGAGCTGTGAAGCCAGAAACTATGGGCTTTGTGAATATAATTTAAGAAAATGA